The DNA region CAGGCTATCGGGCAGCAATTTACCATCGGCATCGCGAACACGCTGGCCATTGATCCACGTACCGCTTTGCACTGTGCCGTCAGTCAGCACCAGGGTGCCGCGCCCCGAGTAACTGTCACCGTCGAACTGGCCGATGTAGAAGCTGCCGTCGGACAGGTTCAATCGACCTTGGCCGGTAAAGCGCCAGTCGCTGAACTGGCCGATGTAATGGCTGCCGTCGGCGCCGATCAACTCGCCCTTGCCGTTCAGCGACCCTTCCTTGAATTGACCAAGCCAGACATCACCGTCGGCGTTCTCGTAGCGGCCCTTGCCGTGCAGTTGGTTGTTCTTGAAGCCGCCGACATAGATATCGCCATCGGCGCTGTTGAAAGTCCCGTTGCCTTCGAGCTGACCGTCGACGAAATGCCCGGTGAACTGATTGCCGCTGGCGTCGCCCCGTTGGCCTTCGCCGTTGGGTTTGCCGTGGGCGAACTGGCCCTGATACGAGCTGCCGTCTTCGAGTTCGAGACGACCGAGCCCTGAATATTGATCGGCCTTGAATTCACCGCGGTAGGTCATACCGTTTTCTTTGAGGGTGCCTTCGCCGTCCCGTCGACCGGCTTTGAAATTGCCGGTGAAGCTGCTGCCGCTGGTGGTCAGTATGCCCTTGCCGTCGAACAGCCCTAGATTGAATCCCCCGCGATAGACTTCGCCGTTGCTGCCGTGCCATTCGCCCTGGCCATGCCATTGGCCCTTGTCGAAGTCGCCGGCGTACCAGCTGCCGTTCGGGTAATCGATACGGCCCTGGCCTTGCAGCAATCCGTTGACCAGTTCACCGCGATAGCGTCCGCCGTCCGGCAACCGGGCGTCGGGGGGCAACAGCGATTCGCCGTCGCCGCAAGCGGTGAGCAATAGGGTCAGAGCGAGGAGGGCAAGTGGGCGCATAGCGGGATCCGGGCAATTAGGCGACCGAGTATGCCGCAGCTGTTTGACCTTATATAGCCAGGAAACAGGAGAGGGCGCGAAACAGCGTGAGCTGCTTCGCATCCGGGGATGGGTTACACGAAGCAGAGCGACAGTGGCTCGGCGATGTAGGCCGGTTTATCCGAGCCTTCGATTTCAAGCGTGGCGGTGGCTTTGAGCAGCCATTGACCGGGCTTTTTCTCGATGACTTCGTTCATGTCGACCTTGAGTCGTACCCTGGAATTGACCTTCACTGGCTGGATGAAACGCACGGTATCCAAGCCGTAGTTGACCACCATCTTCGCCCCTTCAGGGAGGATCAGGATGTCTTCCATCAGTTTGGGGATCAGCGACAGCGACAGGAAACCGTGTGCAATGGTGCTGCCAAATGGCGTTTGCGCGGCTTTGACCGGGTCGACGTGGATGAACTGATAGTCCCCTGTGGCTTCGGCGAACAGGTTGATGCGCTCCTGATCGATGGTGAGCCATTCGGAACGTCCGAGTTCCTTGCCGACATAATCTTTGAGCTCCGCAACTGGAACATAGGGCATTGAGACTCTCCTTGGGTTCATCGGTTTTATAGTTTTGAGGTGGGGGGATTTGACCTCCCGGATTACCACTTTAGATCAACATGGCAAATGGCTCCGGTCAACTGACCATGATTTTGGCGAATGCCGGTCCATAGCGTTGGCGTGCTTATAATGCCGAGCGCGAATTTGCGGGAGATGATGGATGTTGTTACGTGGCCTGACCTGGCTGGTGCTGTTCCAATTGCTGGGCACAGCCATCAACCACTTGTTTTTACCGGTGCTGCCGGGGCCGATTGTCGGCCTGCTGTTGCTGCTGGTGTTCCTGATCAGCCGTGGCCAGGTCGGCGAACCGCTGAACCTCGCGGCCAGCAGTCTGCTGCGTTATCTGCCCTTGCTGCTGGTACCGCCAGCCGTGGGTGTGATGGTTTACGCCAAAGACATTGCCGCGGATTTCTGGGCCATCGTCGGTGCGCTGGTATTGTCACTGTTGCTGTCACTGGCCTTCGCTGGCGTGCTGATGCAGCGCATGGTCAAGCGTCACGCTCATCGTGAGGACGGCCAATGATCCTCGACTGGCACGGCGCCTGGACGTCGGTGATTCATCATCCGTTGTTCGGCATCGGTATTACGCTGGGGGCTTATCAGTTGGTGCTGGCGGCGTTCGAGAAAACCCGCTGGATCTTTCTGCAACCGGTGCTGGTCTCGATGCTGCTGGTGATCGGCGTATTGGTGGGTTGCGGCCTGACCTATGCCGAGTACCGCAAGAGCACCGAGATCCTCAGCATCCTGCTCGGCCCTGCGACCGTCGCGCTGGCTGTGCCGCTGTACCTCAATCTGCGACGCATTCGGCAGTTGTTCTGGCCGATATTTACTACGCTGGTGATAGGTGGCGTCGTCGCCACCGGCATGGGCGTATTGCTAGGCTGGTCGTTTGGTGCCGAACATATGATCCTGATGACCATGGCGCCGAAGTCGGTGACGTCGCCGATTGCCATGCTGGTGGCGGAGCAGATCGGTGGCGTCGCGGCGCTGGCGGCAGTGTTCGTATTGATCACCGGGGTGATCGGGGCGATCTTCGGGCCGAGCCTTTTGACCAGGCTGGGTGTGCACAGCCCTGAGGCGCGCGGTATGGCGCTGGGCATGACGGCGCACGCGGTCGGCACGGCGGTGGCGATGCAGGAAAATGAAGAATGCGGCGCCTTCGCGGCGCTGGCGATGAGTCTGATGGGCGTGGCCACGGCAGTTTTCCTGCCGTTGGCGGTGTCGATGGTGGCGTAAGGAAATGTCTATGAGCTTGCCGCTTTTTCCGCTGAACACGGTGTTGTTTCCTGGTTGCATCCTCGATTTGCAGATCTTCGAGGCGCGCTACCTGGACATGATCAGTCGCTGCATGAAACAGGGCGGCGGCTTCGGCGTGGTGTGCATCCTCGACGGCGAAGAAGTCGGCATCGCCCCGGCGGGCTACGCGCTGGTCGGATGCGAGGCGCTGATCACTGATTTCAAACAGCAGGACAATGGCTTGCTGGGCATTCGGGTGCAGGGCGGGCGGCGTTTCCACGTGTTGCGTACCGAGATTCAGCGCGATCAGCTGACCGTCGCCGAGGTCGAGTGGCTGGAGGACGAACCTGAGCAACCGCTGCAGGACGAAGACGCCGACCTGGTTGCGCTGCTCAAAGCCTTGGCCGAACACCCGATGGTCGAAGCATTGAACATGGGCACCGAAGCAACCGGGCAGCAGTCGTTGGCCAATCAGTTGGCGTACCTGTTGCCGTTTGCCGAAGTGGACAAGATCGACCTGCTGCAACTCGATGATCCGCAGCAGCGGCTGGATGCGATTCAGGCGCTGCTGGATGAGTTGCAGGGTGAGTTGTTTGCTTAGTTGTACTTTGTATTAACTTGGTTTGTCTGCCAGTATTGTTTTGATTTTGTCTTTGTCTTAATTTCAAGTTGCCCGCAAGGAGTGGGCGATCTGATTAATAACAAGGATGAAGTCATGAATATTTATGAAGACGAATGGGCGTTTTGGGATGATGTCGCTGGCAAATATATTCTGAAGCATGCAGCGGCCGATCATAACGTCGATAAGGTAATAGATGCGGCGGGCGTTTATGCTGACTTGATGGTGGTTGAACGTCGTAAGCGCAAGCGCCTAAAACCTTTGTTGAAGGAAGTGTCCGTGGCCGCTATGCCTACGGTTTAGTCAGTATTTTTGTATTTCGTTATTTTTGTTAACGGTACTCTCACTATGTTGGTGGGGAGTAAGTAGTGCCGCATCTAATAAAATCAAGGTGTTTTTATGGTCATGGAAGAAAATAAAACGTTTACAGCGAACCTTTACGTTAACGGTTTGCCGTTGGTCCTGAACCAGCAGCGCCTGAAGACAAGACTCAGTGATCCGCGAATCACCAGGCGCGAACAACTGGATGTTGAAGTTGCCCTGGCCGACAGGGGCGCTTCGAGTATTATTACGCTCGCCGATCATGAGGATGATACTCCTTTGTTATTCAAGTTTGTTCCGCGCGGTGACGATTATGCTGTCACAGTCGTTTTGCGAGGTGCTTATGAAGGATGGTGCTTGAAAATAGAGGCCGATACTCACCATGTGTCCGTAAGTGACAATGCGGATTCTGATTTTTTTTCAATCAGTAAACACGGCGCGCCTAAAGCCAGGTTTACTGATCTTGACCCAGGGCCCTCTTATGTTTACATCGTGAGTGAGGTGAATGGGCGAGCGTTATATCGTGCCGAAGAGAGCGGGAAGATAATCTTTAAAAATGTAGACCCCAACCGCACGGGGCATGACGCCTTTAACGACAAGCCAGCCACCTTTGTACTCAAGGTTATTCCGACGTCCGCCGCGGTGGATGAGTGAACTCGCGCCATTCATTCGTGCAATGAATGGCGCGTTTTATCGGCATCTTTAATACGCATACCGCAACATCGCATGCGGCAAATGCCGCAACGCAAAGAAACCGAACAGCGCCACCAGCGCCGGCAACACCAGCCACCAGACCTTTGGTGGCATGGCGTTCAGCGGCGCCGGGCGCTGATTCAGCCACAAACTCGCCGCACACACGCACGCCGCCAGCATCGCGCCGGCCAGCACATCCGTCGGCCAGTGCGCGCCCAGGTACACCCGCGACAGGGCAATCGCCAGCGCGGGCAAGCAACCCAATAGCAGCCAGGTCAGACGCATGCGCGGCGGTTGTCCGCGGCCGGCCAGCACGGCCAGCGTCAGAAACAGAGCAAAAGAGCCCGAGGCGTGGCCGCTCGGCATGCTGTAGCTGGTCAGAGGATCGCTCAACACTTCCGGGCGTACGCGGGCGAAAAAGTGTTTGGTCACGGTGTTGCCCAGCGCGGTGCACAGCAGGGTGCTACCGGCGAAAATCGCCTGGCGCCATTGCCGGGTGAGCAACAGCAAACCCGTCAGCAGGGCGCTGAACACCAGCATGTTGTGAAACTCGCCGATCAGCGTGAACGTCACCGCCACTTCATCGAGCAGCGGGCTGCGGTGTTCCTGCACCAGGGTCATCACGCCCTGATCGAGGGCGGTCAGGTGCGGATAGCCGATAAACAGTCCGGCCAAAATCAGGAAGCTCATTCCGGTAATCAGCATCGTCGCTTTGCGATGACGGCGCATGCTGCTGGTGATGCTCAAGCCCACCATGAGGGCGATGCTGCCGGCGACGATGCCGGCCTCAGGCCAGAATCCCTCCGGCAACGGCAAGCGAATTGCCGCCCCCGTGGCCCAGCCGGGCAGCAGGTACGCGACGCTCCAGCCGGCGGCGGCCAGCAAGCTGACGGCGGCGAAGCGCGGGAAGGGCATGTCGAACATCCCGGCGACCATCGGCAGCATCGGCCGCAGCGGACCGATGAAGCGCCCGACCAGCAGGCTGGCGATGCCGTAGCGCTGGAAATACGCCTCGGCCCCGGCGATCCATTCCGGATGATGGCGCAACCCTGGCAGGCGCCGGATGTTCTGGTGGAAATGTCGTCCGATGAAGTAAGAGACGATATCGCCCAGAACGCCGGCGACGAATCCCAGTAATAGCGTTTCGCTCAATGACAGCGCGCCACTGCCGGCCAGTACCGCCACGGCAAACAGCAGCACCGTGCCGGGCACGATCAGCCCGGCAATCGCCAAGCATTCCACGAAGGCCACTATGAACACCGCCGCGGCCAGCCATTGCGGGTTGACCGTCAACCAACCGGTCACGCTATCGAGCCATGGGCCCATAAAAACAACTCCCTCTTATTAATTGACCCCCGGCGTAGGAGCTGCCGCAGGCTGCGATCTTTTGATCTTGATCCTTTAAGATCAAAAGATCGCAGCCTACGGCAGCTCCTACAGGGAACTGTGTTCACAGCAAAAAATAATCGCGACCTTCGACCTGCCCCCGTCGCAGCGGGTTTCGCGTGCAATACGGCGCGTAAGCCGCATCGACGAAGCGGTACATCAAATGCTCATCGCGGCCGTGGGGAATGCCCAAACGCGTGGTTTGTATGATGTGAACGGGCGCCGGGCCGACATCTTCCACCAGCAGCACTTCATGGTCGAAGCGCTTGGCGTCCCAGGCCGGCACCTTCAGGCCCAGCGCCTTGCAGAGCAAAGTCTGTCCGGCGCAAAGCTTTTGCGAGGGGCGAGGGCGACTTTGGGCGTCGGGATTGTTCAACAGCATCTGCGCCAGGCTCGCCGGCCCGCTCAAGTCATCGACCCACGGATAGGCGGATTTGATCAGCACAGCATTGCCCGGACCCTGGGCGCTGAAGTTCAGGGAATCGCCGCCCCGGGCGTAGTACATATAGATGTGGCCGCCATCCAGAAACAAAGCCTTACGTTTTTCTGTGTAGCCGAGGGAGGCGTGGCTGCCTTTTTCTTCGAAGTAATAGGCTTCGGTCTCGATAATCCGGGCGCTGAGCCACAGGTCGCCGACCCGGTGACGGATGACTTTACCGAGTAAATCCCGGGCCAGCGTTTGGGCGTCTCTGTCGAAAAATGCATCCGCGAGCCCCTTGGGCAGGCTCGTCGCGGACGTGCGAACAGTCAGATTGGTCATGATGAACGGCGTTTATCAGGGCTGATTGAGTCGCGATGATAACAATTTGCAGCTTAATCACGGCTGAACGTCGGCAAATTGCCCTCCATTTCGACCATCCGCCCGTCACCGCTGTTAGTCGGTGGACGCGACAGCTATAATCTGCCGCTTTACTCTTTACCAAGACCTTAGCAAAGACCACCACAGACAATGACTGAGTCCGTTCTTGACTACATGACCCGCCTGGGTCGCGCTGCCCGCGAAGCTTCTCGCGTCATCGGCCGTGCCAGCACCGCGCAGAAAAACCGCGCCTTGCAGGCTGCTGCCAATGCGTTGGACGCCGCACGCGCCGAGCTGACGGCTGCCAATGAACTGGATTTGGCCGCTGGCCGCGCCAATGGTCTTGAGCCTGCATTGCTTGAGCGTCTGGCGCTGACCCCGGAACGCATTGACGGCATGATCGTCGGTTTGCGTCAGGTAGCGGCTTTGCCGGACCCGGTCGGCGCGATCCGCGACATGAGCTTTCGGCCGTCGGGCATTCAGGTCGGCAAGATGCGCGTGCCGTTGGGCGTGATCGGGATCATCTACGAATCCCGGCCGAACGTGACCATCGATGCCGCCAGCCTGTGCCTGAAGTCCGGCAACGCGACCATCCTGCGTGGCGGCTCCGAGGCGATTCATTCCAATCGTGCCATTGCCGCCTGCATCCAGCGCGGTCTGGCCGAAGCCGATTTGCCTGCCGCCGTGGTGCAAGTGGTCGAAACCACCGATCGTGCCGCCGTTGGCGCACTGATCACCATGCCAGAATACGTCGACGTTATCGTGCCCCGTGGCGGCCGTGGCCTGATCGAGCGCGTTAGCCGCGATGCCCGCGTGCCGGTTATCAAACACCTGGACGGCATCTGTCACGTTTATGTCAGTGCCGACGCCGACCTGCCGAAAGCCCAGCGCATCGCCTTCAATGCCAAGACTTACCGCTATGGCATCTGCGGTGCCATGGAAACCCTGCTGGTGGACCAGTCGGTCGCCAAGGATTTCCTGCCATCGATGGCTGCACAGTTCCGCGAAAAAGGCGTCGAGCTGCGCGGTTGCGAACGCACCCGGGCGATCATCGAGGCTGTTGCAGCGAGCGAAGAAGACTGGAACACCGAGTACCTGGCGCCGATTCTCTCGATCCGTGTGGTCGACGGGCTGGACCAGGCCATCGAACACATTAATAAGTACGGCTCCCATCACACCGATTCGATCGTCAGCGAAAACCTTGCTGACACCCGGCGTTTCGTCGCGGAAGTCGATTCGTCGTCGGTGATGATCAATACCCCGACGTGCTTCGCTGATGGCTTCGAATACGGATTGGGTGCCGAGATTGGCATTTCTACTGATAAGCTGCACGCCCGCGGCCCGGTGGGCCTCGAAGGTCTGACCTGCGAGAAGTACATCGTGGTCGGTGATGGCCAGTTACGCGGCCAGGCGTCGGACTGACTTGGGCGACCTCGACTTGTCAGCCCCGGTCACCGCCAGTGAGCCTGCGCCTCGACGCATTGGCATGCTGGGCGGAACCTTCGACCCGGTGCACATCGGCCATTTGCGCAGTGCGCTGGAAGTCGCCGAATCGCTGGCGCTCGATGAGCTGCGTCTGACACCCAGTGCCAGACCACCTCATCGCGGTACGCCGCAGGTGTCGGCGAAAGACCGTCTGGCGATGGTCGAGTGCGCGGTGGCCGGTGTGGCGCCGTTGGTGGTGGACGCCCGCGAACTGCAGCGGGACAAACCGTCCTACACCATCGACACCCTGGAACTGATGCGCGCAGAACTTGCCGCCTCCGACCAGGTTTTTCTACTTTTGGGCTGGGACGCATTTTGCGGCCTGCCCACTTGGCACCGCTGGGAAGAGTTGCTCCAGCATTGCCACATCCTGGTGCTGCAACGCCCGGATGCCGACAGCGAACCGCCGGATGCCTTGCGCAATCTGTTGGCGGCACGCTCGGTGAGCGACCCGCTGGCCCTCAAAGGGCCGAGCGGACAGATTGCATTCGTCTGGCAGACACCGCTCGCGGTATCCGCCACCCAGATCCGTCAACTGCTGGCCAGCGGTAAGTCGGTACGTTTCCTGGTGCCCGACGCGGTCCTGGCCTACATCGATGCGCACGGACTCTACCGTGCGTCGAACTGAAAAAGGGAGCGCTTCAAAACACGTGAACGCGTGTACCGAAGCGCCCGAACATACGAGCAAAACGAGTTTTATATGACTGACAAAGACGTAACTAAAGTAAAGCGCAAAGGCACGTTCAAGAGCGCCCCGCTGCCAGTAGAGGTTCCAACCGGCCCTGAGCTGCGCGGCGAAGAGCTGGTCAAGGTTGCCGTAGCGGCCCTGGAAGACGTGAAAGGCCAGGACATTCAGGTAATCGACGTTCGTGAAAAGCAGAGCATCACTGACTTCATGATCATCGCTACCGGTACCTCCAACCGCCAGATCGGCGCGATGCTGGACAAGGTCCGCGAAGCCGTCAAAGCCCTGGGCGTCAAGCCACTGGGTGAAGAAGGCAAGGGCGACAGCGACTGGGTGCTGCTGGATATGGATGATGTCATCGTGCACATGATGACCGCTTCGGCTCGTCAGTTTTACGACCTGGAGCGTCTGTGGTCCGGTGCAGAACAGAGCCGTGCTCTGAACGCGGCTCACCACAGCCCGGAAAACACCCATGAGCACTTCGTCAAGCTCAACAAAGACCAGCAATAAGGGACCGCTGTGCGACTGCGACTGATCGCCGTCGGTTCACGCATGCCCAAGTGGGTGGAAGAAGGCTGGCATGAATATGCCAAGCGTCTTCCGTCCGAGCTGGCGCTGGAACTGGTGGAAATACCGCTCAACACCCGTGGCAAGAACGCCGACGTGGCGCGCTTCATCCGTCAGGAAGGCGAAGCCATGCTGGCCAAGGTCGGGCCGAACGAGCGCGTTGTGACCCTCGAAGTCCACGGCAAGCCCTGGAGCACCGAGCAGCTGGCGGTCGAGCTCGATCGCTGGCGGCTGGACTCGCGCACGGTGAATTTCATGGTCGGCGGCCCCGAAGGGCTGGCGCCGGAAGTCTGTGCCCGGGCCGATCAGCGCTGGTCGCTCTCGCCGTTGACGTTGCCGCACCCGCTGGTGCGAATCCTGATCGGCGAACAGCTGTATCGTGCCTGGACAGTCCTGTCCGGCCACCCTTACCACAAGTAGTTCTGCCCTCATGCCCCAGCCGATCCGCATCAAGGACCACGAAAAAGACGCCCGTCTAGTGCGTGGCCGCGTCGTGTTCGGGGCAATTGCGGTCGTGACGCTGATCGGTGTGCTGATCGCGCGGCTGTATTTCCTTCAGGTGATCCAGTACGAGTACCACTCGACCCTGTCGGAAAACAACCGCGTCCATGTGCAGCCGATTCCGCCGACTCGGGGCTTGATCTTCGATCGCAATGGCGTGGTGGTGGCGGATAACCGGCCCAGCTTCAGCCTGAGCATGACCCGCGAGCGCTCCGGCGACTGGCAGCAAGTACTCGACGTCATTGTCGAAGTGCTGGAGCTGACGCCCGAAGACCGAGTGATCTTCGAGAAGCGCATGCGTCAGGGGCGTCGGCCGTTCGAGCCGGTGCCGATCCTGTTCGAGCTGACCGAAGAACAGATCGCCCGCATCGCGGTGAACCAGTTCCGTCTGCCGGGCGTGGAAGTGGTCGCGCAGCTGGTTCGTCACTATCCGCAGGGCGCGCACTTTGCGCATTCGGTGGGATATATGGGGCGGATCAACGAGAAAGAGCTCAAGTCTCTGGACCCGGTGAGTTACAGCGGCACCCATCAAATTGGCAAAACCGGCATCGAGCGCTTCTACGAGCCCGAATTGCACGGTCAGGTCGGTTACGAAGAAGTCGAGACCAACGCGCGTGGCCGCGTGCTGCGGGTGCTCAAACGTACCGAACCGGTTTCCGGCAAGGACATCGTCCTGAGCCTGGACATCAAATTGCAGGAGGCCGCCGAAGCTGCACTCGGCGGTCGCCGTGGCGCAGTGGTGGCGCTGGACCCGAAAACCGGCGAAGTCCTGGCGATGGTCAGTCAGCCGAGTTTTGACCCGAACCTGTTCGTCACCGGCATCAGTTTCAAGGCCTATTCCGAGCTGCGCGATTCCATCGACCGGCCACTGTTCAACCGCGTGCTGCGCGGCCTGTACCCGCCGGGCTCGACCATCAAACCGGCTGTGGCAATTGCCGGCCTGGATTCTGGCGTTGTGAACGCGTCGAGTCGGGTGTATGACCCCGGCTATTACCAGTTGCCCAACTACGATCACAAATACCGGAACTGGAACCGTACCGGTGACGGCTACGTCGATCTGGACACGGCGATCATGCGGTCCAACGACACCTACTTCTACGACCTGGCCCACAAACTGGGAATCGATCGCTTGTCGGCGTACATGAGCAAATTCGGCATCGGCCAGAAGGTTTCGCTGGACATGTTCGAAGAGTCGCCGGGGCTGATGCCTACACGTGAATGGAAGCGTGCAACCCGGCGTCAGGCCTGGTTCCCGGGCGAAACGCTGATTCTGGGGATTGGTCAGGGCTACATGCAATCAACGCCATTGCAACTGGCCCAGGCCACGGCGCTGGTCGCGAACAAGGGTGTCTGGAACCGTCCGCACCTGGCCAAGACCGTCGAAGGCGAGCGGCCGAAGGATGAAAACCCGATGCCGGACATCATCCTGCGCGACCCGTCCGACTGGACCAAGGTCAACCACGGCATGCAACAGGTGATGCACGGTGCCCGTGGTACCGCGCGCAAGGCATCGATTGGCGCTCAATACCGGATTGCCGGCAAAAGTGGTACGGCCCAGGTCGTCGCGATCAAGCAGGGCGAGAAGTACGACCGCTCCAAGGTTCAGGAACGCCATCGCGACCACGCCTTGTTCGTCGGCTTCGCACCAGCCGACAATCCGCAAATCGTGGTGTCGGTGATGGTCGAGAACGGCGAGTCCGGTTCCGGCGTCGCAGCGCCCGTGGTGCGTCAAATCATGGACGCCTGGCTTCTGGACCAGGACGGTCGGTTGAAGGCCGAATACGCCAGCCCTATCAGTGCGGAGGCTACGGCCCGTGAAGAGTAATTTCGATCGCATCCTCTCCAGCGAGGATGTGATGCGTCGCCGCGCGACGCTGTTGCAACGCATGCACATCGACGGGCCGTTGCTGATCCTGCTGCTGACCCTCGCCGCCGGCAGCCTGTTCGTGCTGTATTCGGCCAGCGGCAAGAGCTGGGATCTGCTGGCCAAGCAGGCTACCTCGTTCGGCATCGGCCTGGTGTCGATGATCGTCATCGCCCAATTCGAGCCGCGCTTCATGGCCCGTTGGGTGCCAGTCGGTTATGTCCTCGGCGTGCTGTTGCTGGTGGTGGTGGATGTCATGGGCCACAACGCCATGGGCGCCACACGCTGGATCAACATTCCCGGGGTGATCCGCTTCCAGCCCTCGGAGTTCATGAAGATCCTGATGCCGGCGACCATCGCCTGGTATCTGTCCAAGCGCACCTTGCCGCCGCAGCTCAAGCATGTGGGCGTCAGTCTGTTTCTGATCGGCTTGCCGTTTATCCTGATCGTGCGTCAGCCCGATCTTGGTACTTCGCTGCTTATCCTCGCCGGTGGCGCTTTCGTGTTGTTCATGGGCGGCTTGCGCTGGCGCTGGATCATCAGCGTAATCGCCGCCGCCGTGCCGGTGGCCGTCGCGATGTGGTTCTTCATCATGCACGACTACCAGAAACAGCGAATCCTGACCTTCCTCGATCCGGAAAGCGATCCGCTGGGCACTGGCTGGAACATCATTCAATCGAAAGCCGCCATCGGTTCCGGCGGTGTGTTCGGCAAGGGCTGGCTGCTCGGCACCCAGTCGCACCTGGACTTCCTGCCGGAAAGCCACACCGACTTCATTATTGCGGTCATGGGCGAAGAATTCGGCCTGGTGGGTATCTGCGCACTGCTGCTGATTTACCTGCTGTTGATCGGCCGCGGACTGGTGATTACTGCCCAGGCCCAGACATTGTTCGGCAAATTGCTCGCGGGCAGCCTGACCATGACGTTTTTTGTTTACGTTTTCGTCAACATCGGTATGGTCAGTGGCCTGTTGCCGGTTG from Pseudomonas sp. ACM7 includes:
- a CDS encoding LON peptidase substrate-binding domain-containing protein, giving the protein MSLPLFPLNTVLFPGCILDLQIFEARYLDMISRCMKQGGGFGVVCILDGEEVGIAPAGYALVGCEALITDFKQQDNGLLGIRVQGGRRFHVLRTEIQRDQLTVAEVEWLEDEPEQPLQDEDADLVALLKALAEHPMVEALNMGTEATGQQSLANQLAYLLPFAEVDKIDLLQLDDPQQRLDAIQALLDELQGELFA
- a CDS encoding CidA/LrgA family protein, producing MLLRGLTWLVLFQLLGTAINHLFLPVLPGPIVGLLLLLVFLISRGQVGEPLNLAASSLLRYLPLLLVPPAVGVMVYAKDIAADFWAIVGALVLSLLLSLAFAGVLMQRMVKRHAHREDGQ
- a CDS encoding glutamate-5-semialdehyde dehydrogenase, giving the protein MTESVLDYMTRLGRAAREASRVIGRASTAQKNRALQAAANALDAARAELTAANELDLAAGRANGLEPALLERLALTPERIDGMIVGLRQVAALPDPVGAIRDMSFRPSGIQVGKMRVPLGVIGIIYESRPNVTIDAASLCLKSGNATILRGGSEAIHSNRAIAACIQRGLAEADLPAAVVQVVETTDRAAVGALITMPEYVDVIVPRGGRGLIERVSRDARVPVIKHLDGICHVYVSADADLPKAQRIAFNAKTYRYGICGAMETLLVDQSVAKDFLPSMAAQFREKGVELRGCERTRAIIEAVAASEEDWNTEYLAPILSIRVVDGLDQAIEHINKYGSHHTDSIVSENLADTRRFVAEVDSSSVMINTPTCFADGFEYGLGAEIGISTDKLHARGPVGLEGLTCEKYIVVGDGQLRGQASD
- a CDS encoding MaoC family dehydratase, which produces MPYVPVAELKDYVGKELGRSEWLTIDQERINLFAEATGDYQFIHVDPVKAAQTPFGSTIAHGFLSLSLIPKLMEDILILPEGAKMVVNYGLDTVRFIQPVKVNSRVRLKVDMNEVIEKKPGQWLLKATATLEIEGSDKPAYIAEPLSLCFV
- a CDS encoding LrgB family protein, yielding MILDWHGAWTSVIHHPLFGIGITLGAYQLVLAAFEKTRWIFLQPVLVSMLLVIGVLVGCGLTYAEYRKSTEILSILLGPATVALAVPLYLNLRRIRQLFWPIFTTLVIGGVVATGMGVLLGWSFGAEHMILMTMAPKSVTSPIAMLVAEQIGGVAALAAVFVLITGVIGAIFGPSLLTRLGVHSPEARGMALGMTAHAVGTAVAMQENEECGAFAALAMSLMGVATAVFLPLAVSMVA
- a CDS encoding DNA-3-methyladenine glycosylase, whose product is MTNLTVRTSATSLPKGLADAFFDRDAQTLARDLLGKVIRHRVGDLWLSARIIETEAYYFEEKGSHASLGYTEKRKALFLDGGHIYMYYARGGDSLNFSAQGPGNAVLIKSAYPWVDDLSGPASLAQMLLNNPDAQSRPRPSQKLCAGQTLLCKALGLKVPAWDAKRFDHEVLLVEDVGPAPVHIIQTTRLGIPHGRDEHLMYRFVDAAYAPYCTRNPLRRGQVEGRDYFLL
- a CDS encoding bifunctional DedA family/phosphatase PAP2 family protein; amino-acid sequence: MGPWLDSVTGWLTVNPQWLAAAVFIVAFVECLAIAGLIVPGTVLLFAVAVLAGSGALSLSETLLLGFVAGVLGDIVSYFIGRHFHQNIRRLPGLRHHPEWIAGAEAYFQRYGIASLLVGRFIGPLRPMLPMVAGMFDMPFPRFAAVSLLAAAGWSVAYLLPGWATGAAIRLPLPEGFWPEAGIVAGSIALMVGLSITSSMRRHRKATMLITGMSFLILAGLFIGYPHLTALDQGVMTLVQEHRSPLLDEVAVTFTLIGEFHNMLVFSALLTGLLLLTRQWRQAIFAGSTLLCTALGNTVTKHFFARVRPEVLSDPLTSYSMPSGHASGSFALFLTLAVLAGRGQPPRMRLTWLLLGCLPALAIALSRVYLGAHWPTDVLAGAMLAACVCAASLWLNQRPAPLNAMPPKVWWLVLPALVALFGFFALRHLPHAMLRYAY
- the nadD gene encoding nicotinate-nucleotide adenylyltransferase; the protein is MGDLDLSAPVTASEPAPRRIGMLGGTFDPVHIGHLRSALEVAESLALDELRLTPSARPPHRGTPQVSAKDRLAMVECAVAGVAPLVVDARELQRDKPSYTIDTLELMRAELAASDQVFLLLGWDAFCGLPTWHRWEELLQHCHILVLQRPDADSEPPDALRNLLAARSVSDPLALKGPSGQIAFVWQTPLAVSATQIRQLLASGKSVRFLVPDAVLAYIDAHGLYRASN
- the rsfS gene encoding ribosome silencing factor, whose protein sequence is MTDKDVTKVKRKGTFKSAPLPVEVPTGPELRGEELVKVAVAALEDVKGQDIQVIDVREKQSITDFMIIATGTSNRQIGAMLDKVREAVKALGVKPLGEEGKGDSDWVLLDMDDVIVHMMTASARQFYDLERLWSGAEQSRALNAAHHSPENTHEHFVKLNKDQQ
- a CDS encoding C13 family peptidase, encoding MRPLALLALTLLLTACGDGESLLPPDARLPDGGRYRGELVNGLLQGQGRIDYPNGSWYAGDFDKGQWHGQGEWHGSNGEVYRGGFNLGLFDGKGILTTSGSSFTGNFKAGRRDGEGTLKENGMTYRGEFKADQYSGLGRLELEDGSSYQGQFAHGKPNGEGQRGDASGNQFTGHFVDGQLEGNGTFNSADGDIYVGGFKNNQLHGKGRYENADGDVWLGQFKEGSLNGKGELIGADGSHYIGQFSDWRFTGQGRLNLSDGSFYIGQFDGDSYSGRGTLVLTDGTVQSGTWINGQRVRDADGKLLPDSLELGLLAQGRLLNDALSNVPASTPAVELYTLTVGGDGKQSVFLRESDYVSNMLSSRFGAFGQIRLVNHRDHLVDRPMATRENLRRAAAALAERSGPEDLIFIYMTSHGTSEHELVLDQPRMELSDLPADELAAVLSPLKSRDKIIVISSCYSGGFIPALKDERTLIMTASRADRVSFGCSEEANFTYFGDALFAQALNQTDDLEQAFKLAKATVAERELADSFEASEPQIWAPKTVLSHWQLLRKQQARKALQSVSISSKDAKSN